From Clupea harengus unplaced genomic scaffold, Ch_v2.0.2, whole genome shotgun sequence, one genomic window encodes:
- the LOC122131196 gene encoding GTPase IMAP family member 9-like translates to MAEELRIVLLGKTGDGRSSAGNTILGGDFFEVMSSPESTTHKCSVQHNKVNGRLISVIDTPGFFDTRLTEEQLKPEIVRCITECSPGPHAFVIVLRAGRYTEQEMAVVKKITESFGEEAFRYAVILFTFGDEEIDDDCDTIEEFVETSDELQELVDKCGGRCHVIDNRYWTEAQKGYRSNKRQVDKLLKTVDKMAALNGGSCYTNDLLEAVEQGIQAETARLQEAEVEKDEEEIKRLAKENIHRVLMMILGGVVGALLGALFGLVVTALSDPASKTVVVLLGTVQGAIAGVKAAKHEKSIKGALTKAFQANLCCFTDRFSKDTD, encoded by the coding sequence AAGAACTACGGATTGTGCTACTCGGCAAAACCGGTGATGGGAGAAGCAGTGctggaaacaccatcctgggtgGAGACTTCTTTGAGGTGATGAGCTCACCGGagtccaccacacacaaatgcagcgTCCAGCACAACAAAGTCAACGGGAGGCTGATTTCAGTCATCGACACTCCTGGATTTTTCGACACCCGTTTAACTGAGGAGCAGCTGAAGCCTGAGATTGTGAGGTGCATCACAGAGTGTTCTCCTGGACCGCATGCTTTTGTGATTGTGCTACGGGCAGGCCGCTATACCGAGCAGGAGATGGCGGTTGTGAAGAAGATCACCGAATCGTTCGGCGAGGAGGCCTTCCGCTACGCCGTCATCCTTTTCACTTTCGGGGACGAAGAGATTGACGATGACTGCGACACCATTGAGGAGTTTGTGGAGACTAGCGACGAGCTGCAGGAGCTCGTGGACAAGTGTGGAGGCCGCTGCCACGTCATCGACAACAGATACTGGACCGAGGCACAAAAGGGGTACAGGAGCAACAAGAGGCAAGTTGATAAACTGCTAAAAACTGTTGACAAGATGGCCGCCCTCAATGGAGGAAGCTGTTACACCAACGACCTACTGGAGGCCGTGGAACAGGGAATACAAGCCGAGACAGCACGACTCCAGGAGGCCGAGGTGGAGAAGGACGAGGAAGAAATAAAACGACTAGCCAAGGAGAACATTCATCGAGTGCTCATGATGATACTAGGGGGTGTAGTGGGGGCCCTTTTGGGTGCCTTGTTCGGACTTGTAGTGACCGCACTGTCAGACCCCGCATCCAAAACTGTGGTTGTCTTGTTAGGGACTGTCCAAGGCGCTATAGCGGGGGTCAAGGCAGCAAAGCATGAGAAGAGCATCAAAGGTGCTCTGACCAAGGCCTTTCAGGCTAATCTGTGTTGCTTCACGGATCGATTTTCGAAGGATACAGACTAA